From a region of the Chitinophaga caseinilytica genome:
- a CDS encoding SGNH/GDSL hydrolase family protein: MNRSLLFIALLIAGSQTGIAQDKLTYKAWDPAKENIAVLEGQAWPKQVKDPYDRLPAKAEGVVRPAVWYLSNNSAGMSLRFHSNSPEIVVKYTVKGGLQMSHMPATGVSGVDLYAKDRDGGWIWSSGTFAFGDTITYRFQNLSGNQDREYTLYLPLYNSVKWMEIYVPADKSFTPIPVRREKPIVVYGTSIAQGACATRPGLAWTAILQRKLDHPVINLGFSGNGQLEKEVIDLVAEIDAGLYVLDCLPNLTGTPKEALMEKITAAVLQLQSKRPGVPILLTEHDGYTDELISPNRKAESERPNLALNEAFKQLKAKGIKDIHLLTKNEIGQDIESMVDGVHPNDIGMMNYANAYAKTIRKILIRPEGNVVTSRPVTQYRELPGYDWEKRHNEVLDYNKTNSPQLVMIGNSITHFWSGGPKAHLARGAASWDKYFGNRNAVNLGFGWDRIENVLWRVYHGELDGFSAQQIVLLIGTNNLQINSDAEIAEGLKQLLAAIRERQPAAKVLVLGILPRRGMEARVAKLNRLYAGVASAAKVSYADAGGVLLDSNKKLDETLFSDGLHPNEKGYERLGAFIGKLIGR; the protein is encoded by the coding sequence ATGAACCGTTCCCTACTTTTTATCGCGCTACTCATAGCCGGCAGCCAAACTGGAATTGCACAGGATAAGTTGACTTACAAGGCATGGGACCCTGCGAAGGAAAATATCGCCGTCCTGGAGGGGCAGGCCTGGCCCAAACAGGTCAAAGACCCTTACGATCGTCTGCCGGCAAAAGCGGAAGGCGTTGTGCGGCCTGCGGTGTGGTACTTGTCCAACAACAGCGCCGGGATGAGCCTCCGGTTCCATTCGAACTCCCCGGAAATCGTCGTGAAATACACAGTAAAAGGCGGTTTGCAAATGTCGCATATGCCGGCCACGGGCGTAAGCGGGGTGGATTTGTATGCGAAAGACAGGGATGGGGGATGGATCTGGAGCAGCGGGACCTTCGCTTTCGGAGATACCATCACCTATCGTTTTCAAAACCTGAGCGGTAATCAGGACCGGGAATATACCTTGTACCTGCCGTTGTACAATTCGGTGAAGTGGATGGAAATTTATGTGCCGGCCGATAAATCTTTTACGCCCATTCCCGTTCGCCGGGAAAAGCCGATCGTTGTTTACGGGACGTCGATCGCGCAGGGTGCTTGTGCCACCCGGCCCGGCCTGGCGTGGACGGCCATCCTGCAACGGAAACTGGACCACCCGGTCATCAACCTCGGGTTTTCCGGGAACGGCCAACTGGAGAAAGAAGTGATCGATCTCGTTGCAGAAATCGATGCCGGGCTGTATGTGCTAGATTGCCTGCCCAACCTCACGGGCACGCCAAAAGAAGCGTTGATGGAAAAGATTACGGCCGCTGTGTTGCAATTGCAAAGCAAAAGGCCCGGTGTCCCCATCCTGTTGACCGAGCACGACGGCTATACGGATGAGCTGATCAGCCCAAACCGGAAGGCGGAATCCGAACGGCCGAACCTGGCGCTGAACGAAGCTTTCAAGCAGTTGAAGGCAAAAGGGATAAAGGACATCCATCTTCTGACCAAAAATGAAATCGGCCAGGATATCGAAAGTATGGTAGACGGTGTGCATCCGAACGACATCGGGATGATGAACTACGCCAATGCCTATGCAAAAACGATCCGGAAAATACTCATACGGCCGGAAGGGAATGTGGTCACGTCCCGCCCGGTGACGCAATACCGCGAGCTGCCCGGTTATGATTGGGAGAAGCGGCATAACGAAGTGCTGGACTATAATAAAACGAACTCGCCGCAACTGGTTATGATCGGCAATTCGATCACCCATTTCTGGTCGGGCGGGCCTAAGGCGCACCTGGCCAGGGGCGCAGCGTCGTGGGATAAATATTTCGGGAACAGGAACGCCGTTAACCTGGGTTTCGGTTGGGATAGGATAGAGAATGTGTTGTGGCGGGTGTATCATGGGGAACTGGATGGGTTTTCGGCGCAGCAGATCGTATTGTTGATCGGTACCAATAATTTGCAGATCAACTCCGATGCCGAAATTGCAGAAGGGCTCAAACAGTTGCTGGCGGCCATCCGTGAGCGGCAGCCGGCAGCGAAGGTTTTGGTGCTGGGGATCCTTCCGCGGCGGGGTATGGAAGCCCGGGTCGCGAAGTTGAACCGGTTGTACGCGGGCGTGGCGTCGGCTGCAAAAGTTAGTTATGCAGATGCCGGCGGTGTATTGCTCGATAGCAACAAAAAGCTGGATGAAACGCTCTTCAGCGATGGGCTCCATCCGAATGAAAAAGGGTACGAGCGATTGGGGGCGTTTATCGGCAAGCTGATCGGCAGATAG
- a CDS encoding alkaline phosphatase family protein, translating into MKRFYICLLIGLLGLSACFKDKLLVVGPPNDIDPADTTTAPVASGIKRKVLLIGVSGLRGDAMEVAQVPAIAALLPNAVYSYESLTQQPTQSGSGWASLLTGVWSNKHGVKDNSFTGYDAVKFPMAFRYVKLFSPKLRTVSIQSWPVLNQQLVSGADVSISLPDADAQVKDSAVKRLGQDDPDLLLVGFTGVKTAAHQFGYGPDVPEYMQAIEQADTYIGEILAALKARPGAAQEDWLVIIASDHGGIAKAEGGSSPEERNIFTLFHNKAFTGTKVEQPLTSLRAARYASDGQYAASASPLYNFDSIKQFTVQFNVRTRGFVSDVPFVGNKDWNSGNNPGWLLCPVGAGKWKFQAGSGSGRVDINSSAAGINDNRWHTIAITVDRRTGPGEVLLFQDGEPAGSSSLNNLSPFAPSGQQLKFVIGDDITGKYRINWGNDDFLMSNVCVWDTLWKKEDFKKYSGCDTTQHTNPYFSRMIGWWKGTGPNGNQLADASGRDNPLTVFGNPNWITQEISFCNVPQPAAVPQSVDVLPSIFAWLKIAADSGWGLDGISRVP; encoded by the coding sequence ATGAAAAGATTTTATATCTGTTTACTGATAGGGCTGCTGGGCCTGTCGGCCTGTTTCAAAGACAAGCTGCTGGTAGTGGGGCCGCCCAACGACATCGATCCCGCGGATACGACCACGGCGCCAGTCGCCTCCGGGATCAAGAGAAAAGTATTGCTGATCGGTGTTTCCGGCTTGCGCGGAGATGCGATGGAAGTGGCGCAGGTGCCGGCCATCGCGGCGCTGCTGCCCAATGCCGTGTATAGCTATGAATCGCTCACACAGCAGCCAACGCAAAGCGGCTCCGGATGGGCGTCGCTGCTCACCGGCGTGTGGAGCAACAAGCATGGCGTGAAAGACAATTCCTTTACCGGCTACGACGCCGTTAAATTCCCGATGGCTTTCCGCTATGTGAAATTATTCTCGCCGAAGCTGCGCACGGTATCCATCCAGTCGTGGCCGGTGCTGAACCAGCAATTGGTGAGCGGTGCCGATGTTTCCATCAGCCTCCCCGATGCGGATGCGCAGGTGAAAGATAGTGCGGTGAAGCGCCTCGGGCAGGATGATCCCGATCTGCTCCTCGTGGGCTTTACGGGTGTGAAAACCGCCGCGCATCAATTCGGGTACGGCCCCGATGTGCCGGAATACATGCAGGCCATCGAACAGGCAGATACCTATATCGGCGAAATCCTCGCTGCGCTGAAGGCCCGGCCTGGCGCGGCGCAGGAAGACTGGCTGGTGATCATCGCTTCCGACCACGGCGGCATCGCCAAGGCGGAAGGTGGTAGTTCGCCGGAAGAGCGGAATATTTTCACGCTCTTTCATAACAAAGCCTTCACCGGCACGAAGGTAGAGCAGCCGCTGACTTCGCTCAGAGCCGCGCGATACGCGTCTGACGGGCAATATGCGGCTTCTGCAAGCCCGTTGTACAATTTCGACAGTATCAAACAGTTTACCGTACAGTTCAACGTGCGGACGCGCGGTTTCGTCAGCGATGTGCCTTTCGTCGGCAACAAAGACTGGAACAGCGGCAATAACCCCGGCTGGTTACTTTGCCCGGTGGGGGCCGGGAAATGGAAATTCCAGGCCGGCAGCGGCAGCGGGAGGGTAGACATTAATTCCTCCGCGGCCGGGATCAACGACAACCGCTGGCATACCATTGCCATTACGGTAGACAGGCGCACCGGCCCGGGCGAAGTATTGCTTTTCCAGGACGGTGAACCGGCGGGCAGCAGTTCCCTCAATAACCTGTCGCCCTTCGCGCCATCGGGGCAGCAGCTGAAGTTCGTGATTGGGGACGACATAACCGGCAAATACCGGATCAATTGGGGAAACGACGATTTCCTCATGTCGAACGTTTGCGTTTGGGATACGCTCTGGAAAAAGGAAGATTTCAAAAAGTACAGCGGGTGCGACACCACGCAGCATACCAATCCCTATTTCAGCCGGATGATCGGCTGGTGGAAGGGGACGGGCCCCAACGGCAACCAGCTGGCCGACGCCAGCGGCCGCGACAACCCGCTGACGGTTTTCGGCAATCCGAACTGGATCACACAGGAAATTTCCTTCTGCAACGTACCGCAGCCCGCTGCCGTGCCGCAGTCGGTGGATGTGCTCCCCTCCATTTTCGCCTGGCTGAAAATTGCCGCCGACTCCGGTTGGGGGCTGGACGGTATCAGCAGGGTGCCATAG
- a CDS encoding LamG-like jellyroll fold domain-containing protein → MNKLKIFCAFAAGVLAIAACNKPVLFDERVGQDSSINTGSKKKILVIAIEGARGQVVKDADMPHLKSLLEHSIYSWDAVSDTLSKDAASWAGLFTGVTNLKNAVKESWYRGHNLQAFPSFLQRLATNPVLDIVSVSSSASLNDTLLKSGSANAWVNTAGNDVQARDSAVKRLQSGSPDVLVVAFNGVQRAGVTGGFSAAAATYMDALKAVDGYVGDVLNAMRNRRDFAREDWLVVVTSNHGGLETGAYGGASFNERNIFLLYHHPSFVSRQVEMPLVNVPYDGKYAFFNRENGNDKAAYTNNPIFKVGADQNFTIEFNILTQLNSGADHPVIANKNWGSGGNTGWVIYKQNGNLRLNFKGVGTSRIDVRNGPPVADGKWHHITVTFNRQGTVDFYMDGKFFVSGGSIANKGSLDAELPLAIGSDGTLNYGYNGANTSGENYIADVRVWNTVLPAATIEAWAFRTVTNQHPSYASLIGYWKANEQPAGNTIKDYSPSGVDLVMQNTPRWDARTEVLNPSSIDATLLVPRAMDLTSNVLAWMGVKMKPDWALDGKVEIVE, encoded by the coding sequence ATGAATAAACTGAAGATATTTTGCGCCTTTGCGGCCGGGGTACTGGCCATCGCAGCCTGCAACAAGCCCGTGCTGTTCGACGAGCGCGTGGGGCAAGACAGTTCCATCAATACCGGGTCTAAAAAGAAGATACTGGTGATCGCCATCGAAGGCGCCCGCGGCCAGGTGGTGAAAGATGCGGACATGCCGCATTTGAAATCGCTGCTCGAACATTCCATCTATAGCTGGGATGCGGTGTCTGACACCTTGTCGAAAGACGCCGCCAGCTGGGCGGGCCTTTTCACGGGCGTCACCAATCTGAAAAACGCGGTGAAGGAATCCTGGTACCGCGGCCACAACCTGCAGGCATTCCCGTCTTTCCTCCAGCGGCTGGCAACCAACCCTGTGCTGGATATCGTGAGCGTATCCAGCAGCGCGTCGCTGAACGATACGCTGCTGAAAAGCGGCAGCGCCAACGCCTGGGTCAATACGGCCGGGAACGATGTACAGGCGCGGGACAGCGCGGTAAAACGCCTGCAGTCGGGCAGCCCGGATGTATTGGTGGTAGCGTTTAACGGCGTGCAGCGCGCCGGGGTAACCGGCGGGTTCAGTGCAGCCGCAGCTACTTACATGGATGCGCTCAAAGCGGTGGATGGTTATGTGGGCGATGTGCTCAACGCGATGCGCAACCGGAGGGATTTTGCGCGGGAAGACTGGCTGGTGGTAGTGACGTCTAACCACGGCGGCCTCGAAACCGGCGCTTATGGCGGCGCTTCGTTCAATGAAAGGAATATATTCCTGTTGTACCATCACCCATCGTTCGTGTCGCGCCAGGTGGAAATGCCCCTGGTGAACGTGCCTTACGATGGGAAGTATGCTTTCTTTAACCGGGAAAACGGGAACGACAAAGCGGCCTATACGAACAATCCTATTTTTAAAGTAGGGGCCGACCAGAATTTTACTATCGAGTTCAACATCCTTACCCAGCTCAATTCCGGCGCAGACCATCCGGTGATCGCCAATAAGAACTGGGGAAGCGGCGGCAATACCGGCTGGGTGATCTATAAACAGAACGGCAACCTGCGCCTGAACTTCAAGGGCGTCGGCACCAGCCGTATCGATGTCCGCAACGGGCCTCCCGTAGCCGACGGCAAATGGCATCACATTACGGTTACATTTAACCGGCAGGGAACGGTGGACTTTTATATGGATGGGAAATTTTTCGTTTCCGGTGGCAGCATTGCCAACAAAGGCAGCCTCGATGCAGAACTGCCGCTGGCGATCGGGTCGGACGGGACGCTGAACTACGGTTACAACGGGGCTAATACGTCCGGCGAAAATTACATCGCGGATGTGCGGGTGTGGAATACCGTTCTTCCGGCGGCCACGATCGAAGCCTGGGCTTTCCGGACGGTGACGAACCAGCATCCTTCCTACGCCTCGCTCATCGGTTACTGGAAAGCGAATGAGCAACCGGCGGGCAATACGATCAAGGATTACAGTCCGAGCGGGGTAGACCTCGTGATGCAGAACACGCCGCGTTGGGACGCGCGCACCGAGGTGCTCAACCCTTCTTCCATCGACGCTACGCTGCTGGTGCCGCGCGCGATGGACCTGACGTCGAACGTACTGGCATGGATGGGCGTAAAAATGAAACCCGATTGGGCGCTAGACGGCAAAGTGGAGATAGTAGAATAA
- a CDS encoding fasciclin domain-containing protein, translated as MRKLIWMMALGAVIGTASCKKDYYVDSGLQRGVYDGDTYEWLATNPFYFDTLVTVIKLAGLENVIRDSSVTFFAPTDLAIKRAMNDVHSWRYAAFKDSLRLDEVPAEVWRKYLSRYIFRDKYKLKDISRLAPDLPDLYPGMNMESWQGYIMNIGVIFSDYNGTKDVGPRKVVISDIRSLERPSYFVSYAATSDMQTRNAIVHVLNSEHYFGFDGNNFINTIKEYIQ; from the coding sequence ATGAGAAAGCTAATATGGATGATGGCGCTCGGGGCCGTAATAGGAACTGCATCCTGTAAAAAGGATTACTATGTCGACTCCGGCCTCCAGCGCGGCGTGTACGACGGCGATACCTACGAATGGCTGGCAACGAACCCCTTTTACTTCGATACCCTCGTTACGGTCATCAAGCTGGCCGGACTGGAAAATGTTATCCGGGATTCGTCGGTCACCTTTTTTGCGCCTACAGACCTGGCGATCAAGCGGGCGATGAACGATGTGCATAGCTGGCGGTACGCGGCGTTCAAGGATTCGCTGCGGCTCGACGAAGTGCCGGCCGAAGTGTGGCGGAAATACCTGTCGCGCTACATATTCCGGGATAAGTACAAGCTCAAGGATATTTCCCGGCTGGCGCCCGACCTGCCCGATCTGTACCCCGGCATGAATATGGAATCCTGGCAGGGTTATATCATGAACATCGGCGTCATTTTCAGCGATTACAACGGTACGAAAGACGTGGGGCCGAGGAAGGTGGTGATCAGCGATATCCGGAGCCTGGAAAGGCCTTCCTACTTCGTGTCGTACGCCGCCACGTCGGACATGCAGACGCGCAATGCGATCGTGCACGTCCTCAACAGCGAACATTACTTCGGTTTCGACGGCAATAACTTCATCAATACGATCAAGGAATATATTCAATAA
- a CDS encoding helix-turn-helix domain-containing protein: MKEPSIEECARSILPIRDVLDILSGKWKLQILMLLMFEKRRFKDLQNLVQGITPKMLSKELRQLEMNQLIIRKVFDETPVHIEYSITPYGKTLKKIIVEMEDWGKKHRKRIMSKPS; encoded by the coding sequence ATGAAAGAACCGTCGATAGAAGAATGCGCCCGCTCCATCCTCCCGATCCGGGATGTATTGGACATCCTCAGCGGCAAATGGAAGTTGCAGATCTTAATGCTGCTGATGTTCGAAAAACGGAGATTCAAGGATCTGCAAAACCTGGTCCAGGGCATCACACCCAAAATGCTGTCCAAAGAATTGCGCCAGCTCGAAATGAACCAGCTGATCATCCGGAAAGTATTCGACGAAACGCCCGTCCATATCGAATACTCCATTACGCCTTATGGCAAAACGCTGAAGAAGATCATCGTCGAAATGGAAGATTGGGGTAAAAAACACCGGAAAAGGATCATGTCGAAACCTTCATGA
- a CDS encoding RagB/SusD family nutrient uptake outer membrane protein, with protein sequence MKRLTCIFLITVLALGAGSCKKFLTVAPPDRMSDASFWKTKSDVESAIANAYGFLFDILTNGPYVPGNGDFRAGEIDAPPSFDVFAAIAQQDLTNKNRLSRYNMNSLADWYPFYQSIAACNISLDRIPAVAALSETDKKQYMAELRFLRAFTYFYISRIYGDVPLYTEAYDRRSLPRTPMVEVLQFCLKELNEIREDLPWQYDDPTKWGVRAARGAVFSLIANVDMWAAGFDKDNQRAYWKEAAEAIQALKASGRFELLPLEEWRRIFKGRTRESLFEFSVNTNYGTTTRYVSIGQWTLHSPLVVGYASSDVYYSSDYIKKIFPVDKSDKRRDLWFYLPYANNNQSMFMKYSNVVNMITSASWLLDDDLIMFRYGGELLTGAEALANLGQDGPAREMLNLVRARAGTEPFTGSGQDLKNFIFLERQRELIGEGVRWYDLVRTGRITDPEQVKSYLTQDQFNRGGWMWPIDEKARNFNPNITLNSYWTR encoded by the coding sequence ATGAAGCGACTAACCTGTATATTTCTCATCACTGTGCTGGCGCTCGGCGCCGGATCCTGCAAAAAGTTCCTGACGGTGGCGCCGCCAGATCGTATGAGCGACGCCTCTTTCTGGAAAACGAAAAGCGATGTCGAATCCGCCATCGCCAACGCTTACGGCTTTCTTTTCGATATCCTCACCAACGGCCCGTACGTGCCGGGGAACGGCGATTTCCGCGCTGGTGAGATCGACGCCCCGCCCAGCTTTGACGTATTCGCCGCCATCGCGCAGCAAGACCTGACCAACAAGAACCGGCTGTCGAGATACAACATGAACAGCCTGGCAGACTGGTACCCTTTCTACCAGTCGATCGCCGCCTGTAACATCAGCCTCGACCGCATTCCGGCCGTAGCGGCCTTGTCTGAAACCGACAAGAAGCAGTACATGGCCGAATTGCGCTTCCTCCGGGCGTTCACCTATTTCTATATCTCCCGCATTTACGGTGATGTGCCGTTGTACACCGAAGCGTACGACCGGCGGTCGCTGCCCCGTACGCCGATGGTGGAAGTATTGCAGTTCTGCCTGAAGGAGCTCAACGAGATCCGGGAAGACCTGCCCTGGCAATACGACGATCCCACCAAATGGGGCGTTCGCGCGGCCCGTGGCGCGGTGTTTTCGCTGATCGCGAATGTAGACATGTGGGCCGCGGGTTTCGATAAAGACAACCAGCGCGCTTACTGGAAAGAAGCCGCCGAAGCCATCCAGGCCCTGAAGGCGTCGGGGCGCTTTGAGCTGCTGCCGCTGGAAGAGTGGCGGCGGATATTCAAAGGCCGCACCCGCGAAAGTCTGTTCGAGTTCTCCGTGAACACCAACTACGGCACCACCACCCGGTATGTAAGCATCGGCCAATGGACGCTGCATTCCCCACTGGTGGTGGGTTATGCGTCCAGCGACGTGTATTATTCCTCCGACTATATCAAGAAAATATTCCCGGTAGACAAATCCGACAAGCGCCGCGATCTCTGGTTCTATTTACCCTATGCCAATAACAATCAGTCGATGTTCATGAAGTACAGCAACGTGGTGAACATGATCACTTCCGCTTCCTGGCTGCTGGACGATGACCTCATTATGTTCCGTTACGGCGGCGAGCTGCTGACCGGTGCGGAAGCGCTGGCCAACCTCGGGCAGGATGGGCCGGCAAGGGAAATGCTGAACCTCGTCCGCGCCCGTGCCGGTACCGAGCCTTTTACCGGCTCCGGCCAGGACCTGAAGAATTTCATTTTCCTGGAACGGCAGCGCGAGCTGATCGGCGAAGGCGTAAGGTGGTACGATCTGGTTCGGACGGGCAGGATCACGGATCCCGAGCAGGTGAAAAGCTACCTCACGCAAGACCAGTTCAACCGGGGCGGCTGGATGTGGCCCATCGATGAAAAGGCCCGCAATTTCAATCCCAACATCACTTTAAATTCATACTGGACACGATGA
- a CDS encoding DUF5008 domain-containing protein: protein MNSKRTYNNWFPVWMLALPAMLAACKKDPFSGTDPYAGAKEPVQIKIDKTASVPGYGAAGTTVTIKGSGFQRYKDSGLAVKFNGVEGQISSVTDEAVSVKVPASASSGLITLSVARQVFPGPRFRVTGPITIDQQFASMPGADNGNIKTLAYVPGGKYLIGGTFDDYDNSGAKDGYHGLARINADGHIDRDFKIGKGFGGSVNAIAVQSDGKIVVGGTFDNYDDRFQAGYVSRITRLNDNGSMDSLQITNVAGKKQGIPALNAYFDGDIHHIVQTPDSGKLVVFGSFKYFMRKNFAGVTVDGLRDSILVDSIRMEGMVRLHEDGTFDSSFHFNAATRSSFAGPNGPVNDAVMLDDGKMLIVGNFTRYNGQSSPNIARLNRDGSADGDFSPGTGPDASVNSVCVLADGRILIAGAFMKYNGAESRKVAVLKANGSGDPSFSVGTGVNGGPNGLVRKGFQLKNGKILITGSFDLFSGVRREGTVVLDGDGKISEGYNTMGGMSGFVDAMLNVPNANATLMVGSFTEFDLLSLSRIVLLRY, encoded by the coding sequence ATGAACAGCAAAAGAACATACAACAACTGGTTCCCGGTATGGATGCTGGCACTGCCCGCTATGCTGGCGGCCTGCAAGAAAGACCCGTTTTCGGGCACCGATCCCTATGCCGGTGCAAAAGAGCCGGTGCAGATAAAAATCGACAAAACGGCTTCGGTGCCGGGCTACGGCGCCGCCGGCACAACGGTTACCATCAAAGGCAGCGGGTTTCAGCGGTATAAAGACAGCGGCCTTGCCGTGAAATTCAATGGTGTGGAAGGACAGATTTCTTCCGTGACAGACGAAGCCGTCTCGGTAAAAGTGCCGGCATCCGCCAGCAGCGGCCTGATCACACTGTCTGTAGCCCGCCAGGTATTTCCCGGGCCGAGGTTCCGCGTCACCGGGCCCATCACCATCGACCAGCAATTTGCGTCGATGCCGGGCGCCGATAACGGCAACATCAAAACCCTGGCATATGTACCGGGCGGCAAATATCTGATCGGCGGCACTTTCGACGACTACGATAACTCCGGCGCCAAAGACGGCTATCATGGCCTCGCGCGGATCAATGCAGACGGGCATATCGACCGGGATTTTAAAATAGGGAAGGGATTTGGCGGAAGCGTCAATGCCATCGCGGTACAGTCTGACGGAAAAATAGTGGTCGGCGGAACTTTCGATAATTACGATGACCGTTTTCAGGCAGGGTACGTATCCCGCATCACCCGCCTCAACGACAACGGGTCGATGGACAGCCTGCAGATCACCAACGTGGCCGGCAAAAAACAGGGCATCCCCGCGCTGAACGCTTACTTCGACGGAGATATCCATCACATCGTGCAAACGCCCGACAGCGGAAAGCTGGTCGTGTTCGGCAGCTTCAAATATTTCATGCGCAAAAACTTCGCCGGCGTGACGGTTGACGGGTTGCGGGATTCGATCCTGGTAGACAGTATCAGGATGGAAGGGATGGTGCGGCTGCATGAAGACGGTACGTTTGATTCTTCCTTCCATTTCAACGCGGCCACGCGGAGCAGCTTCGCCGGGCCCAACGGCCCTGTGAACGACGCCGTAATGCTGGACGATGGCAAGATGCTCATCGTCGGGAACTTTACCAGGTACAACGGCCAGTCTAGCCCCAATATCGCCCGGCTGAACAGGGATGGCTCCGCAGACGGCGATTTCAGTCCCGGCACGGGCCCGGATGCCAGCGTGAACAGCGTTTGCGTGCTCGCCGACGGGCGCATCCTCATCGCCGGCGCCTTTATGAAATACAACGGCGCGGAAAGCCGCAAGGTAGCCGTGCTGAAGGCCAATGGCAGCGGAGACCCCTCATTTTCCGTGGGCACGGGCGTGAACGGCGGGCCTAACGGGCTTGTGCGGAAAGGGTTCCAGTTGAAAAACGGTAAAATCCTGATCACCGGTTCATTCGATCTCTTCTCCGGCGTCCGTCGCGAAGGCACCGTGGTGCTCGACGGAGACGGCAAAATAAGCGAAGGGTACAACACCATGGGCGGCATGAGCGGATTTGTAGATGCCATGCTGAACGTGCCGAACGCCAACGCCACACTGATGGTGGGCTCCTTCACGGAATTCGATTTGCTGTCGCTCAGCCGTATCGTACTCCTGCGCTATTGA
- a CDS encoding DUF2231 domain-containing protein has protein sequence MILLDIFTFSGRLHPLIVHLPIGFILLALLFNLLSYSRKFEYLKQVVPLTLLAGFVAAVSAAVFGYLLSLKGDYDADALNRHKVSGISLAAIAGLLYFSTTRFFLKEIPVPRPLFSALLTGLVVLMSYSGHQGAGLTHGHDYLTMQVLFKQERPKPANLENALLFEDVVLPVLQAKCAACHRNGKRKGDLVLEDLPGILKGGKTGPAVQPGNLDSSELIRRVMLDPGHKDFMPADGKPPLSSNELQLISWWVKEGKAEPGKTIASLPDTVAIKAMAAQYLGFAPVSAANNDFTQDLHPDIPASADTALMGNLRKAGLTVRLMLHKPLMLDVTLPAGSGITAAAAKNAILPLSKHIIWLNVSGNGFSDGDLDFLSALSNLEKLRLDKNPVTDKICGQLTELKHLQAVNLNETGITSAGLDQLKKNAAIKRVYSWRTVAR, from the coding sequence ATGATATTGCTGGACATTTTCACTTTCTCGGGACGCCTTCATCCGTTAATCGTGCATTTGCCCATCGGCTTCATTTTGCTGGCATTGCTCTTCAACCTGCTATCCTACAGCCGGAAATTCGAATACCTGAAACAGGTGGTACCCCTCACTTTGCTGGCGGGCTTTGTAGCGGCCGTATCAGCCGCCGTGTTTGGTTACCTGCTTTCTTTGAAAGGGGATTATGATGCGGATGCGTTAAACAGGCATAAAGTATCCGGTATTTCGCTGGCGGCGATCGCTGGTTTGCTGTATTTTTCAACGACCCGTTTCTTCCTGAAAGAAATCCCCGTGCCCCGCCCGCTGTTTTCCGCGTTACTGACCGGCCTGGTAGTACTGATGAGCTATTCCGGGCATCAGGGCGCCGGCCTCACCCATGGCCACGATTACCTGACCATGCAGGTACTGTTCAAGCAGGAAAGACCGAAACCAGCCAACCTCGAAAACGCCCTGCTGTTTGAAGATGTGGTACTGCCCGTCTTGCAAGCCAAATGTGCGGCCTGCCACCGGAACGGGAAAAGGAAAGGCGACCTGGTACTGGAAGACCTGCCAGGCATTCTGAAAGGCGGCAAAACGGGGCCAGCCGTACAACCCGGCAACCTGGATTCCAGTGAACTGATCAGGCGCGTCATGTTAGACCCCGGCCACAAAGACTTTATGCCGGCAGATGGGAAACCACCCCTGTCCAGCAATGAACTACAACTGATCAGCTGGTGGGTAAAGGAAGGAAAAGCGGAGCCCGGGAAAACAATAGCATCACTCCCGGATACGGTGGCCATCAAAGCCATGGCGGCGCAGTACCTGGGATTTGCCCCCGTATCGGCAGCAAACAATGACTTTACCCAAGACCTCCATCCAGACATCCCCGCATCGGCCGACACCGCTTTAATGGGCAATCTCCGGAAAGCAGGGCTCACGGTAAGATTGATGCTTCACAAACCCCTGATGCTGGATGTGACCTTACCTGCGGGTTCGGGTATTACGGCGGCTGCGGCAAAAAATGCCATACTGCCCCTGTCAAAACATATCATCTGGCTGAATGTATCGGGCAACGGATTTTCGGATGGCGATCTGGATTTCCTTTCCGCGTTAAGCAATTTGGAAAAGCTCCGGCTGGATAAAAACCCGGTAACGGACAAGATCTGCGGGCAACTTACGGAATTGAAACACCTGCAGGCGGTAAACCTGAATGAAACAGGCATCACATCCGCAGGGCTCGACCAGTTGAAAAAGAATGCGGCCATCAAACGGGTATATAGCTGGCGGACGGTTGCCCGTTAG